The stretch of DNA CGCAGGCTGTTCGACGCCGGCGCCTCAGTGGTGCTTGTTGACCTCCCCTCCTCTGCCGGGCAGGCGTTCGCCGAAGAGCTGAATGGTGGGACCGCGAATCCCATCCGAAGCCCCAAAAAGTCCGCCGTGTTTATGCCCGCGGACGTCACCAGCGAACCGGAGGTTCAGGCCGCCGTCGATACCGCCACACAACTGGGCCCGTTGCGCATCGTGGTTAACTGCGCCGGAATCGCCACCCCCGGCAAAGTGCTGGGCCGGGAGGGCGTGCTTCCGTTGGAAGCGTTCAACCGGGTCATCCAGGTCAACCTCGTAGGGACGTTTAACGTGCTGCGGCTGGCAGCGGCCGCCATGGTGGCCAATGAACCGGCCAGCACGGAACTGGGCGGACCGGAGCGCGGCGTCATCATCAATACCGCCTCGGTAGCAGCCTTTGAAGGGCAGATCGGACAGCCTGCCTACGCTGCTTCCAAAGGTGCGGTAGCGGCGATGACGCTGCCCATCGCCCGCGAATTGGCGCGCTCCCTGATCCGGGTGGTCACCATCGCGCCGGGAATCTTCGAAACGCCCATGATGGCCGGATTGCCGCAGGAAGCGCAGGATTCTTTAGGCGCCCAGGTGCCGCACCCCTCCAGGCTGGGCAAACCGGCCGAGTACGCCAACCTGGTAGCGCATATCGTGGACAACGCCATGCTGAACGGGGAAACCATCCGGCTGGACGGCGCCATCCGGATGGGACCGAAATGACCACGGCCGGAACGGTAACCCTGCCCCCGGCGGATTTCTTCGCCGTCGAATCCCTGCTGAACCAGGCGGAACGGGACAAGCTGGCTGAACTGCGGGATTTCCTGGCAAGGGAGATCGCCCCGTACGCGGGGGACTGGTGGAACAAGGCCGAGTTTCCCGCGCACATCCTGCCTAAACTCGCGGCCCTGCAGCTCAGCACGCCTGCGCAGCGCGGCTACAGCCACCTGTTCGCCGGCCTGGTGATCGCCGAGATGACGCGCGTGGACACGTCCATTGCCACCTTCTTCCTGGTCCATCACGATCTCTTCGTTGAGTCGCTGTACGCCTTCGGCAGTGCCGATCAAAAGCGACGGCTGCTGGACGACGCCTCGAACCTGCGCATCACCGGTGCGTTCGCCCTGACGGAACCGAACCATGGTTCTGATGTGGCCGGCGGCATGGAAACCCGCGCCAGGCGGATATCTTCCACCACCGGCAGGCCCGACGACACCGGGGACACCTGGGTGCTGAACGGCGCCAAGCGGTGGATCGGCAACGGGACGTTCTGCGACTATATGCTGGTGTGGGGCCGGGACGAGGCGGACGGATCGGTGCGCGGCTTCATCGTTGATGCCACCCTGCCCGGGATCACCCGGACGCGGATCGAAAACAAGATCGCGCTGCGGACGGTGCAGAATGCGGACATCGTCTTCGATGACGTGAGCGTGGCCGAGGCGGACCGCTTCACCGCCATCAGCAGCTTCGATGACACCAATGAGCTGCTGCGCGGCTCGCGCATCATGGTGGCCTGGCAGGCTGTGGGCCAGCAGTTGGCGGCGTTCGACGTCGCCCGGCAGTACGCCGTCGAGCGCCGCCAGTTCGGCCGCCCGCTGGCACAGTTCCAGCTGGTCCAGCAGCAGCTGGTGACCATGCTGGGCAACGCCGTGGCAAGCATGGGCATGATGGCCGGGCTCGCCAGGCTGCAGGAGAACGGCGCTGCGGACATGCCGCAGGTGGCGCTGGCCAAGTCCTACCTGAGCGCGCGGATGCGTGAGACCGTGGCGCTGGGCAGGTCCATCCTGGGCGGCAACGGGATCGTCATCGACTACAGGATGGCGAAGATTTTCTCAGACGCGGAGGCCATCTACACCTACGAAGGATCGTTCGAGATCAACACCCTGATCGTGGGCCGCGCCATCACCGGGCTTTCGGCGATTGTCTAGTCCTCGGTGGTTGAGCCTGTCGAAACCGGATAAGGCTGCATCTCGCCTGCCTCCACACGCACGTCCAGGGAGTTGTTCCTCACCGGCATGGGGCAGGTTCCGTACGGCGTAAAGGCGCTGGGATAGTTGATGGCCCGGTTGAAATCGAGCACTACCGACCCGTCCGGGCGGGGCCGCGGCACGGCGAGCTTGCGCCAGTCATCGGTGGTTTCGCCGTTTGTTTCATCATGGAATGTGAGTGTCAGGGCGCCAAGCTTCTCCTCCTCCGCCTGGAGCCGGACTTCGTGCTTACCGCCGGGAACACGGAACACCACCTCGCCCACCGTGCGATGGACGCCGTCCACCAAGGGGTTGGCGGTGGCGATTGGCACGGCCACAGGCTCCGGATAGGGCTCGAACCTGCCGATGACTTCCCAATCCGGGTTGTACCTGTACGTGGGAACGCCCCGGAACTCCGTGAAAACGGGGGATCCAGCATCCCGGGTGCGGATGGCGTAGCGGCCTCCCCGCATGGCCAGCTCAACAACCACCTGGGCGCCGTCTTCGCCGCCGTACCGGACCCACATCAGGGACGCTTCGTCCGCGAGGGCCGCGGAAATCGTCCCCTCCACCGCTTGCCCTGTCTCCACCAGCGACAACCCGTCGGCGGGCGTTGCGGTGAGTGCCGCCGTCGTACCGTCCGTGGACCAGAGCCCAGGCACCAGTTCGACGGCGGCCGGGGAGTTTTCGAGCCATTGGAAGGAGGTGAGGGTCAACCACCCGTGGCGGGCTGCCAGGGCCTTGTTCCGGTTGTCGCGGAAGCGCTGCCAGCGCTCCACCTGGCTGGCTGGAGTGGTGCTCATGGTTCCTTTCGTACGTCATTTCCGGCTGCAACTGCAACTAACCCTCCTTCATTCCGGAGCGGAGCCGGAGTCGGATTGAACCACAACGTGGTCCGCCCTGTTGAATGGACGCCGTGGACATACTTGCGGGAGTCAGCAGCGACTGGCTCAAAAACCTGACCTGGATCGTGGCACTGGCTTTCGCGGCGGTGGTGCTGCTGTTAAGGCGGTTTCGGCGTCCGGATCAGGCCCTGTTCGCCGGCGTCCACGTATTCATTGCCGGCAGCCTGGCAGCCGGCATCTACGTCCTCAACCATCTGGGCGAAGGCAGGTGGGGTGGGGACAAGGAAGCCAATCTCGATCCGCCGTCGCTCTCGGAAACGCCCATGGTGGGGCAGTTCCTGGCACCGCTGGACGGGACGCTCAGCGGTGTGGCCGACGTCGTCAACGAGTTCGTGGACTTCCGCGCCGCCTTTCCGGTGGCACTGGACTTTTTTGTTGCGGCCGGCTGGGCCCTTGCTGCCGCCGTTCCGGTGGGGCTGTGCGTCCTGATCGCCAACGCGTGGGAAACCAAACGCCGGAAGGCTGAACTTGCTGCCTCCAGGAAGGAGCTTGCCCAGCTGCGGGCTGAGCTCGAGGGCGTCAAGCAGCACATTGGTTATCGTTCCGGAGCTGACATTATCTGAGACGGATTCCCCCGAGGTGCCGGACTGCGGGTAGCATCTTTAGCTAGTAACGTGGCTCACAGTATCCAGCGCAGTGTACGAGCCAAGTCCGAAACCCTCGAAAGATAGCTTCCATGGCTCACACTGCCGCACATCCCGAATCAGACCTTGCCTCCGAACTGAGGGCAGACGTCCGCCGTGTCTCCACCCTCCTCGGCGAATCCCTGGTCCGCCAGCACGGACCTGAACTCCTGGACCTCGTGGAGCAGGTCCGCCTCCTCACCAAGGAATCCAAGGAAGCCGCCCGCGGCGGTGCCGATGCCACCGGCCCCTGGAGCGCGCACGACGTCGTAGCCCAGGTCCGCGAACTCCTCGGCTCCCTGCCCATCGAGCAAGCCACGGACCTGGTGCGTGCCTTCGCGTTCTACTTCCACCTCGCCAACGCCGCCGAGCAGGTCCACCGGGTGCGGGGCCTGCGGACCCGCGCGGAGAAGGATGGGTGGCTGGCCAAAACCGTCAACGAGATTGCCGCCCAGGCAGGGCCCGGCGTCCTCCAGGAGGTAGTCAACGGGCTTGATGTCCGGCCCATTTTCACTGCCCACCCCACTGAGGCCTCCCGCCGCTCCGTCCTGGACAAGATCCGCAAGCTTTCCGATGTGCTGGCCCAGCCCACGGCCGAAGGAACCACGGCCCGCCGCCGCCAGGACCGCCAGCTGGCGGAAATCATCGATCAGATGTGGCAGACGGATGAGCTCCGCCAGGTCCGGCCCACTCCCGTGGACGAGGCCCGCAACGCCATCTACTACCTGGGCGGCATCCTCACTGACGCGATGCCCGAGATGCTGGCGGAGTTCTCCGAACTGCTGGGCGAACACGGCGTCACCCTCGCGTCCAAGGAAGCCCCCATCCGCTTCGGATCCTGGATCGGCGGCGACCGCGATGGCAACCCCAACGTCACCGCGGCCGTGACGCGGGAAATCCTGCAGATCCAAAACCAGCACGCAGTCCGGATCAGCATAGCCATGATCGATGAGCTGATCTCCATCCTCTCCAACTCCACGGCGCTCGCGGGGGCGGACAAGCAACTGCTCGAGTCCATCGACGCGGACCTTGGGAAGCTGCCGGGCCTGGACCGGCGGGTACTGGAGCTGAACGCGCAGGAGCCCTACCGGCTGAAGCTCACCTGCATCAAGGCCAAGCTCATCAACACCGGCAAGCGGGTGGCGGCCAATTCAAACCACGAGCACGGCCGGGACTACAGCGGCACCGACGAACTCCTGGCGGACCTCGAACTGTTGGAACTCTCGCTCCGCAACCACTCGGCGTCGCTGGCTGCGGACGGTGCCCTGGCCCGGGTCCGCCGCGCCATCGCCTCCTTTGGCCTGCACCTGGCCACGCTGGACATCCGCGAACACGCCGACCACCACCACGATGCCGTGGGACAGCTCATGGACCGTATTGGTGGGCCCGGGCTCCGCTACGCCGAACTCAGCCGTGAGGAACGCTTCGAGGTTCTCGGCTCCGAACTCGCCTCACGCCGTCCGCTGTCCGGCCACCCGATCAAGCTCGACGGCGCAGCTGACGGCACGTACGACGTCTTCCGCGAGATCCGCCGCGCCCTGCGCGCCTATGGGCCGGACGTCATCGAGACCTACATCATTTCGATGACCCGCGGCGCGGACGACGTCCTCGCCGCCGCCGTCCTGGCCCGTGAAGCCGGCCTGGTGAACCTCTTCGGCGAAAAGCCCTACGCCAAGATCGGGTTCGCGCCGCTGCTGGAAACAGTCGAGGAACTTCGTGCCTCCGCGGAGATCGTGGACCAGTTGCTGTCCGATCCGTCCTACCGCGAACTGGTGCGGCTGCGCGGGGATGTCCAGGAGATCATGCTGGGCTACTCGGACTCCAACAAGGAATCCGGCGTGATGACCAGCCAGTGGGAAATCCACAAGACCCAGCGCAAGTTGCGGGACGTCGCCGCCAAGCACGGTGTGCGCGTGCGCCTGTTCCATGGGCGCGGTGGATCCGTAGGCCGGGGCGGTGGACCCACCTATGACGCCATCCTTGCCCAGCCCAACGGCGTCCTGGAAGGCGAAATCAAGTTCACCGAGCAGGGTGAAGTCATCTCGGACAAGTACTCGCTGCCCGAACTGGCCCGCGAAAACCTCGAACTGTCCCTCGCCGCGGTGCTCCAGGGTTCCGCCCTGCACCGGGATCCGCGGACCTCCGCAGACCAGCGCGAACGGTACGGGCACGTCATGGAAACCATCTCCGATGCCGCCTTTGACCAGTACCGGAAGCTGATCGATGATCCGGACCTGCCGGCCTACTTCCTGTCCTCCACCCCCGTGGAGCAGCTGGGCTCGCTGAACATCGGCTCCCGCCCCTCAAAGCGCCCGGATTCCGGGGCGGGGCTCGGCGGCCTGCGGGCCATCCCGTGGGTGTTCGGCTGGACCCAGTCCCGCCAGATCGTACCCGGCTGGTTCGGCGTCGGCTCCGGACTCAAGGCAGCCCGCGAAGCCGGCAACTCCGCCCAGCTGGTGGAGATGTGGGAGAACTGGCACTTCTTCCGCTCCGTGCTCTCCAACGTGGAAATGACGCTTGCCAAGACCGATATGGACATCGCCGGCTACTACGTGTCCACCCTGGTTCCGGAAGAGCTGCACCACATCTTCCGGGCCATCCGGGAGGAATACGAGCTGACCGTGGCCGAGGTCCAGAACCTGACGGGCGAGAGGCTGCTCCTGGACGCCCAGCCCACGCTGAAGCGCTCCCTCGAGATCCGCGACCAGTACCTGGACCCCATCAGCTACCTGCAGGTGGAACTCCTCCGCCGTGTGCGTGCGGAAGCTGCGAACAAGGCCGACACCATCAGCGGCGGCGAAATCGACGAGCGCCTCCAGCGGGCCATGTTGATCACCGTCAATGGCGTGGCGGCAGGCCTCCGCAACACCGGGTAACGGCCAACCCTCTCTCACTTGATGCTGGTTTTCCCTTAACGCTCTCTCGCTCACGAGAGAGCGTTACGGCTTTCCCCGCATTAAGTGAGAGAGCGTTTGGATAGGGTTGAAGGCATGCCATCGTTCCAGACCCGCCTGAAGATCACCGGCCTGCGTCCCGGCAACCCGCCTGAAGCCGTGATGGACGCAGCGGTGGAGGCGTTGGGAACACGCCACCACGTGGAGGCGAACCAGTTGCAGCTGGCGGGCGGCGTGCCGCAGTTGAACCTGCGCTTCCTTGTCGAAGCCACTGAATACAGCGGCGAGAACCGGCAGGCGCTGGACTCGGCGGCCATGATGCGGGACGCCGTCGAACGCGTTGCGCTGACCGGCTCGCTGATGGTGCTGCGGCGCAGCCGCGGCCGCTGGACGCCTCTCTAGGTCCGCTATGCCAGGGGAGGCTCTGGCTCCTCTACCGGGGAGCGGTTGCCCCGGCGGCGCGTGACGATAATTCCGACGACGACGCCGATCACCAGCCCCAGCGCCACCCCGATCAGCGAGCTGGCCCAGAACGGCAGGCGGGTGGCCGAGCCGGTGAAGTAGCCCAGGCCCACCAGCCAGCACGCCCAGAGGAGTGCCCCGAGCCCGGCGCACAGGCTGAAGCCTCGGACCGAAACGTTGGCGATGCCTGCGGCAGCCGAGGTGGCCAGCCGTCCACCGGGGATGAACCTGGCCCCGATGATGGCGCCGTAAGTGGAAGAGCGTCCTGCCTTGGCGAGTGCCGCGTGAATTCCGGTATGGATGCGCCGGCCCCACTGCCAGCGGTCAAGAACGTGGCTCAGCCGCCGCCGGAACAGCTGGAACACCACCATGTCGCCGAGCCAGGAGGCCAGGGCGGACAGGGCGGCCACCAGGAACACGTTGGCGCGGCCGTCCGCGGACAGTGCCCCGCCGGTGATCACCACCATCTCGGACGGGATGGGCGGAAAGATGGCGTCGCCCAGCACGACGGGGATGATCCAGAAATAGATGGCCGTCCCCCAGCTGTCAGCGCTGCCGAAGTCCATTGCCACAAGGTACCGCACATTCGTCGTGCTGGAACCGGGGTCAGGAGCCGGCGGCCTCGCTGAGCTCCAGCCGGCTGCGGTACTCCACCGGTTTTCCGGAGATCGGATCCAGAAACCGGATGCCGCGGGCGAGAAGCTGCAGGGGTTTGCTGTAGTCGTCCGGAGCCTTGTCCAGCAGGTCGGGGTAGAAGGCGTCGTTGATGATGCCCAGCCCCAGCGAGGCCATGTGCACCCGCAGTTGGTGCGTCTTGCCGGTGTGCGGTTCCAGCCGGTACAGCGCGCGGCGGGTATTGTTACTCGACACGGCAACGGCGGCGCTTGCGGCACCCGGCGCCGTGCCGCCGTCGAACGCTTCCAGCTGCTCAATCCGCGTCTCCGCGTTAGGTTCGCCGTCGATGACTTCGGCGAGCAGGTAGCTGCGCGACTTGGTCATCCGGTTTCGCACCACCACGGGAAATTCGACGGCGGGATACCCCTCGGCGGGCTCGGCTGCGGACACGCACTCGTATTCCTTCTGGACCTGGCGTTTCTCAAAAAGCACCTGGTACCTGCCGCGGGTTGACGGGTTGGTGGAGAACAGGAGCACCCCTGCCGTCATCCTGTCCAGCCGGTGCATGGGAATCAGGTCCGGCAGGTTCAACTGGTTCCGCAGGCGCACGAGCGCAGATTCCTGGATGTAGGTCCCGCCGGGGGTGGTAGGCAGGAAGTGCGGCTTGTCCACCACCAGCAGGTGCTCGTCCTGATGCAGGATGCCCAGCTCCACGGGGATCCGGGTCTCCGGCGGCAGGGTGCGGTAGTACCAGATAAAGGTATGGTCGGCCAGGGGAGTGGCCCGGTCCAAGGGAACGCCGCCCTCGCCAACGATCTCGCCGGCGTCGAACCTGTCCTCGATGCCCTGCGGATCGATGTGCCCCCAGCGGTGCATCATGTAGTCCATTGCGGTGTCCCACGGCCCCTCGCCGGGAAGGCGCAGGCGGGTGGCATTCACGCCGTCGCGGACGGGAAGGGGGGATTGCATCACCGGACAATTCTACGTGGCCCTGTTGCAGGACCGCCGCGACCGCCTCCCAACCGATCACAAAAAAGTTCTTGACAATAAAAGTTGTCGGCAAGAGACTTGAAGCATGTTGGAGATAGCAGTCATCGAGGACCCCGCGGCGGCCGAAGCTTCCCTGGATCCTGTCCGTACGCGCATCCTGCATGAACTGTCCCGCCCGGGGTCGGCCACGCAGGTCGCCGTGAAGGTGGGGCTGCCCCGGCAGAAAGTCAACTACCACCTCAAGGCGCTTGAGCGGCACGGCCTCGTGGAGCTGGTGGAGGAGCGGCGCAAGGGCAATGTAACTGAGCGGGTGCTCCAGGCCACTGCGGCGTCCTACCTGATCTCGCCGCAGGCCCTTTCCGCGGTATCGCCGGATCCGCACCGCTTTTCGGACCGTTTCTCGGCTTTTTGGCTGCTGGCACTTGCCGGCCGGATGGTCCAGGAGATGGGCAGGCTGATCGCGGGGGCTGCCGCGGCCCGGCAAAAGCTGGCCACGTTCGCCATCGACGGCGAGATCACCTTCCGGAGCGCCGCCGACCGCGCCGCCTTTGCGGAGGAACTGGGCGTGGCGGTCACACGGCTCGTGGACAAGTATCACGATGGCGGCACCCGGCCCGGAGCCTCCGGCGGCAGGGCGCACCGGCTGGTGGTGGCGCTGCACCCTGTCCTCAAGACAACCGTCCTCAAGACAACCAGGGAGAACCCGGAAAGCCCGGCAATCCCCAAAGCAAAGGAGCAGGACAATGACTGATAAGCGCGAATTCGAGATTGTCTACGACGCCGAACTGCCCGGCACGCCGGAGCGGGTGTGGGAGGCAGTGACTGCAGGCACGCCCGCCTGGATGTTCCCCACCGACCAGTGGCCCGCGGTCAGGACGGTCGAGGAATACCCCAACCACCTCGTTTCCAGGATGGACGGCCCGGACGGCTGGTTCAACCAGCTCGAGCACGTCCTGGAGCCGCTCGACGGTGGCCGCGCCCGCCTGCACTACGTACACAGCGGCATCTTCGCGGACAACTGGGACGAGCAGTACGACGGCGCCTCCCGCCACACAGAATTCTATCTCCACACGCTGGGCCAGTACCTGCAGTACTTCGATGGCCGCCCCGTGGTCTTCACGGACATCCAGGCGCCCCCGGCTTCGCAGACTGCCGACGGCTTTGTTCAGCTGCGACGTGCACTGGGCGTTGAGCCCGCCGGACAGGGGTCGCAGGTGAAACTGGAGCTCGACGGCGTGGGCCGGCTCAGCGGGGAAGTGGACTTCTCCAACGAACACTTCCTGGGGATCCGCACCTCCGATGCGCTGTACCGGTTCTTCGGGCGCAACGCCTTTGGTGCGCCGGTGGGAATGACCGTTCACGATTTCAGCGGGGCCGGGGATCCGGAAACCACCGGCAAGGCGTGGGGCAACTTCCTGGAAAAGGTGTACGCCTAAGGCGCCCTGAACGGGCAGCGACGCACAAAACACAGATCGACCCGCACAATACCTGGCGCGACGGATGTATCAGCCACGTCAGGTATTTTGCGTGCAGCAGGGGAATAGGCGCGCCGAAGAGGGGGGGGCGTCAGGCAGCCCAGCCGCGCGCCACGGCGTCCAGGGCCGAGGTGTAGGCTGCGGCCCAGTCCGCGTCCGGCGGGCCCACCTCCGCCAGCTCCAGGCTCACCAGGCCGTGCACCTGGCCCCAGATTGCGAAGGCGACCTTTTCCACGGGTTCAGCCCGCAGGGCCCCCGCCGCCTGGGCGGAAGCCACCGCCTCCATCAGCGGTTCCATGGCACCGGCGGCAACTTCGGCACTCGGCTGGCAATCCACGTAAGCGGCCAGTGCACCGCCGAACATCAGCCGGTAGAGAGCGCGGTGCTCCAGCGCCCACGTCCGGTAGGCCACTCCGAGGCCCTGCAGCCCAGCCGGCGCCGCGGCCACCTGCGAGTCCCGGAAAGACCGGAACCCGTCGTCCACCACGGCGGTGAGGAGTTGGGACTTCCCGCCAAACAGTGAATAGACGGCGGTGGTGGACGTCCCCGCGGCCGACGCAACATCCCGCAGCGTCACCCTGGCCGGCCCTTCCCGGTTCACCAGCTCGGCGGTGACCGCCAGCAGTTCCTGCCGCAGGGAATCGTTATGGATCACGGGTCTTGCCATGGGTCCCATTGTTTCATAACCTTGTTTCGTAACCCCGTTATGAAACGAGGTTATGAAACTCAATTGCCTGAACTCAAGGAGCTTCCCATGGTGCAAAGTGTCTTTCCGGGCCGGTTCACCGCCGATCCCGGCCGGGAATCAGTGACGGTCTTCCTGATCGGCATGCGCGCCAACCGGTGGTGGAAGCTGGGAACCGTCGGCAAGGTGGCGAGCGCCATGCCGCGAATGCTCCAGCAGCTGGCGGGGGACCCGGCGTCGGGAATGCTGGGGTACGAGCAGTGGTTCGGCCAGACCACCATGCTGCTCAGCTACTGGGAAAGCCCGGAGCACCTGCGAAAATTCGCCGTGGACCGGGAGTCCCCCCACCTGGAGCCCTGGCGGCGGTTTATGAAGGAGACTGCAGGCAGCGGTGACGTGGGCGTGTGGCATGAGACCTACCAGGCGCCTGCCGCAGGAATCGAAGTAATCTACAACGGGATGCCGCTCTTTGGGCTGGCCAAGGCCACTGCCCATGTTCCGGTGGGAGCCGGGACCAATACCGCGAAGCAGCGGATGGCCCGCCCCGGCCGGCAGTCTCCCGTCAGGCAATAGCCACGGCAGGTGCGTTCTTGAGGGTCCGCCGGAGCTGAGGGGCTGCATCCAGGCGGTCCTGGGCTGACCTCAGGGCCAGGACGGCCGTTTCCAGTTTTTCCGGCGGCAGCGTGAACGGCACTCGGAGATAGCGCTCGAAGGCGCCGCCAATGCCGAACCGCGGCCCTGCCGCCAGCCTGATCCCAAAGTCGGGAGCGATCACTGTCAGGGCGGTGCTGATGGGAGCCTGAAGCCTGCACCATGCGGACAAACCACCGGAAGGGTAGAGCGTTTCCCACTCCGGCAGGTGCCCGGCGAGGAGATCCAGCAGGGCTTTCCGGTTATCCCTGAGTGCGGCGAGCCTGGCGGGCAGCGGTTCGTCCATGGCCCGGACCAGATGGGCAGCGGCCAGTTGTTCCATCACCGGCCCGCCCAGATCCAGGGAGGTCCGCGCCGCCGCAAACTGCTGGATCAGGTCCTGCGAGGCCCGGATCCACCCCGTGCGCAAGCCGCCCCAATGGGACTTGCTGAGCGAGCCGATGGTGACTACCGCCGAACTGAAGGCCGCCACTGGCGTGGTGCCGACGCCGTCGAGGTTCAGCTCCCGCAGGGTTTCGTCCACCACCAGCGTGGTCCCGGCGGCCGCAGCTGCACGAACAAGCTGGCGGCGTTCAGGGTCCGCCATGAGCTGGCCCGTGGGGTTGTGGAAGTCCGGCACCAGATACGCCAGCCTGGGCCGCTGCTGCGCCAGCGCGGTCTGCAGCCCGTGCATGTCCCAGGTGATCGTGGGGCGGCCGCCTGATTTACCGGCCGGGGCTGAAAAGGCCACAGGGACGGCGCGGCAACCGGCTGCGCGGACGGCGTCCAGGGCGTTCGGGTAGCTGGGGTGTTCCACCAGCACCCGGTCCTGCCGGCTGGTGAGGGCGCGAAGGACGATGTTCAGAGCGTGCTGCGCGCCGGACGTCACCAGGACCTGGTCCGCAGTTGTAGGTACACCGGCCGCTGTGTACCGTGCCGCCACCGCTTCGCGCAGGGGGAGCAGGCCCATGGCGTCGTACCCGAAGCCCGGGAGCAGGGCCGGAAGCTCGGTCAGGGCCGCGGCGAACGCCCGGTGCACCAGTTCGCCGCTGGCCGGCAGGGACGAATACGCGAGGTCGATCAGTCCCGCCGGTGCTGCCAATCCGGGTGCGGCGAGTCCAGGCGCCAGGCCTGCCGCCGCGAGTCCCGGACTGCCAGGGCCGGAACCATCAGGCAACGGGCGGCCAAGTGCCGTGGTGCCTGCCGCCGTCGTGCGTGGAATCCTGGTCCGGCTCCTGCTGCCCTGTCCGCTGCTGAGGAATCCCTGGTCGCGGAGCAGGCCGTAGGCCGCCGTGACCGTGGTCCGGCTGACGGCCAGGGTATCGGCGAGGGCGCGCTCGCTCGGGAGCGCAGTGTCCAGCGCTACTCTCCCGTCCAGGACGAGCAGGCGCACGACGTCGGCCAGCTCGCGGTAGGCGGGCGAGGCGCCGAGGTTCCACGTGCCCAGGAGGCGGGCAAGGGCTGAGGCGGTAAGGGAAGCCATCAGGCCAGTATTTCAAACTGGCTATATATTTCAAGGCCAGTTCTTCGGCAGACTTGGGAGCATGTTGCCCCGCAGACTCCTCCAGCTCTTTATCGGCCTCGCCATGTACGGCACTTCCCTCGCGATGTTCATCCGCGCCGGGCTCGGCCTGGACCCGTG from Pseudarthrobacter siccitolerans encodes:
- a CDS encoding SRPBCC family protein — its product is MTDKREFEIVYDAELPGTPERVWEAVTAGTPAWMFPTDQWPAVRTVEEYPNHLVSRMDGPDGWFNQLEHVLEPLDGGRARLHYVHSGIFADNWDEQYDGASRHTEFYLHTLGQYLQYFDGRPVVFTDIQAPPASQTADGFVQLRRALGVEPAGQGSQVKLELDGVGRLSGEVDFSNEHFLGIRTSDALYRFFGRNAFGAPVGMTVHDFSGAGDPETTGKAWGNFLEKVYA
- a CDS encoding TetR/AcrR family transcriptional regulator, translated to MARPVIHNDSLRQELLAVTAELVNREGPARVTLRDVASAAGTSTTAVYSLFGGKSQLLTAVVDDGFRSFRDSQVAAAPAGLQGLGVAYRTWALEHRALYRLMFGGALAAYVDCQPSAEVAAGAMEPLMEAVASAQAAGALRAEPVEKVAFAIWGQVHGLVSLELAEVGPPDADWAAAYTSALDAVARGWAA
- a CDS encoding DUF4188 domain-containing protein, which gives rise to MVQSVFPGRFTADPGRESVTVFLIGMRANRWWKLGTVGKVASAMPRMLQQLAGDPASGMLGYEQWFGQTTMLLSYWESPEHLRKFAVDRESPHLEPWRRFMKETAGSGDVGVWHETYQAPAAGIEVIYNGMPLFGLAKATAHVPVGAGTNTAKQRMARPGRQSPVRQ
- the yczR gene encoding MocR-like transcription factor YczR, whose amino-acid sequence is MASLTASALARLLGTWNLGASPAYRELADVVRLLVLDGRVALDTALPSERALADTLAVSRTTVTAAYGLLRDQGFLSSGQGSRSRTRIPRTTAAGTTALGRPLPDGSGPGSPGLAAAGLAPGLAAPGLAAPAGLIDLAYSSLPASGELVHRAFAAALTELPALLPGFGYDAMGLLPLREAVAARYTAAGVPTTADQVLVTSGAQHALNIVLRALTSRQDRVLVEHPSYPNALDAVRAAGCRAVPVAFSAPAGKSGGRPTITWDMHGLQTALAQQRPRLAYLVPDFHNPTGQLMADPERRQLVRAAAAAGTTLVVDETLRELNLDGVGTTPVAAFSSAVVTIGSLSKSHWGGLRTGWIRASQDLIQQFAAARTSLDLGGPVMEQLAAAHLVRAMDEPLPARLAALRDNRKALLDLLAGHLPEWETLYPSGGLSAWCRLQAPISTALTVIAPDFGIRLAAGPRFGIGGAFERYLRVPFTLPPEKLETAVLALRSAQDRLDAAPQLRRTLKNAPAVAIA